From the genome of Leptolyngbyaceae cyanobacterium:
AACGATTTTTCAACTGATAGGATTATAGATTTTACTGATGGTCAGGATCGATTAGGCTTGCCAAATGGGTTAATTTATTCAGCTTTGAGGTTCACTCAAGGTATCGGTGAAAGTACAAGTAACACTTTAATCCAAGTCGTTGGTACTGGGGAAGTTTTAGCTATTTTGGTTGGTATTTCTACTGGTGTTATCAACTCGGCTGATTTTATCTCTATTTAACTAGGGTATGTTGTTGCGCTTCAATGCTAACATAGCGCAGAAGCGCAACAACATACCTATAAATTTTTAACCAGTAATTTATGTGATGAGCTTTTGCACTTTCGCAACTTGCTTAGGTGCATTTATTTGATTGTATAGGTAAATAGCTTCTTGTAAAATTTCTTTACTTTTTTTGATGTTACCCTTTTTTTGATAAGTTAATCCCATTTGGTAATAAACTTCTACTAAATCTACTTTCGCATCGATATTTTGTAGGATTTCTTTTGCTCTATCGTGATATTCAATAGCTTGCTCAAAATTATTTTGATTGCGATAAACAGCAGCTATACCGTTGAAAGCTTGAGCTTGATTTTGAATATTGCCAATTTGTTTGGCATAAGATAGAGCTTGTTCTAATTTTTCTAAGGCAAGTTCGTTTTGTCCTAAATTTCTGTATACTAACCCGCTATGCAGATTCGCATAGATATGCAGCCACCATGCGTCTGTAATACTTGCTCCGATTTGAGTATAAGCTTGATAAGCTTTTTTTACAAAAATAGATGCTTTTTGTGGATCGTATTCATCCCATCTCAGATCTGAGTATACTAGTGCTAATCCAAGCCAAGACCAAATTGCAAATATATGAAAATTAGTATTTTCACATAGCCGAATAGATTCTTCGTAAACTTCAATTGCTTTTTGACTTTCTCCTAAGCTTAATTTACAATGAGCGATTACAAATCCGACTCCATAAATTCGTCGGTCTATTTCATACCTAATCTTGGCATCTATTTTTTCTTTAGGCATGGATTCCAGACATTTAACGGCTTTTTCTCTAGTAGCTTGATAATACTTAATAGCATTGTGCAGATCGCCTAAACGATGATAATTTCCTCCTAATTCACCATAAAGTATGCTGAGAGTATAATCATCAGTAATGTAACCAATAATTATGTTAATAGCATTATTGATGTGTTGTAAGAAACCTAATCTAGACAATGTAGCGCTTAGGGTTTCTGCTTGCACTATTGTTTGCGAGCTAGGTTGTCTTTCTTTTAAAAGTACCTGGCAAGCTTGATTAAAGTCCTGAATTTCTTTATAATGATAAACAGCTTCTAGAGCTTTTAAATAATCTTCTACACTTTGAATGATTTTTACACTTTCCGTCCAAAAATCAGCCGCTTTTCGATGGGTAATTTCCCATTCGTTACTTGCTTTTAAACGAGCAACTGCTTCCGCTTTAGTAATAGAATGGAGCCAATATTCTCCTTTATAAAAATCTAATAATGAGCGATCGCGTAGTGATTTTATAATCCGCCTGCGTTGTCCTTCGGGTACATCCCATAGCAAATGCAAAACTCCATCTAAAAATACGGAACGCACGTCTTGATAGCGATAACATCCCAAGCGACACAGTAACTTATAAGCTTCGGGGTCTAATTCTTGCAAACGGTTAAACTGGCTAACAACTAAATCTTCTAAGTCTCTTTCTCCTAATAAATTCTTTTCATTTGTTTGCCAATAAGCATCTATATCTCCTTCCCAGTCTATTTGGATGGCTCCACTGAGAATGTGCATAGCTTTGGCATTTCCTCCATAAGCTTGGTGCATCGCACTCAAAGTAGGAGAATCTGTTTTGATTTGACGGCTGCTAAAAAATTGTTGCCATGCCTGTAAATCTAAGCCTTCTAATCGATAATCATGGAAAGACACTGCCGATTCTCCTAATCGTTCCCGGCTGGTGATCAGGGTGACGCAATTTCCGCTAGGGTTGGCTAAAACTCTTAATAATTCTACATAATCCCGATGAGGAGGAATGAACTTACCATCTTTATCTAAAGCTGGTTCCAAGTTATCTATAATTGCGGCGACTTTTTTAGTTCGGTCTTGTAATTTTTGCCTGAGTTTCTCTAAGCCGAAACTGAAATCTCCGGTTGCTTCTGCCTGAAAGTGGCGCTTAAGCCATTCTTCCACTACGCTTTTAGCATCGTTAATATTGGCGGTTTCTTTGGCCATCCAAAAGTCTAAAATTACATCAAACCCTTGACTGGTTAGGTATTCCCAAGATAGTAGCGTCTTGCCGATACCCCCTTCGCCTTGAACGAGGATAATTTTTGCCCCTTGTTTGAAAATGTTGTTGAGGTCTGCGATCGCTTTTTCGCGCCCCACAAAATTAAGTTTATTGTATAAACTTAACTCTTCTTCAGAATTGAAAGCTGGATTTTCTTCTGTATCCTGACTAAGCGTAGCTGCTCTAGAAACGGTAAAATCGTCAGTTTTAGGGCTATTAGAACTTTCTACTGAAGCTAACCAATGTCTTTGTAAAGCTGCCTGAAAATTTGTCTTACTAACTTTTTCTTCTAGTACTTCTGAAATTAACTTCCACAATTTAGGGCCAATATCCTGCTGTAAGTAAGTGGCAGTATAACCGGAAGCTTCTGCAATCTCATAATACTTTTTACCCTGCCAAGCACCTCGAAGTATCAACACTTCGACATCTTTTAAATGGAACTTTTTCTTGGCAAATACTGTCCCATCCAGAATTTTTATTGCTTCTTCAAAGTCCATTGACTTTCACTGCCTAGCCGTATTTAACAATTTACTCTTTCAGTATAACCTTACTTTTTCTGAACTTTCCGGATCTTTTCTGACTTTTCCTGACTTTTCCTGACTTTTTTTATTTGTTTACTTAAATTCAGGTTGGTTAAGTAGCATACCTTATCCATATCGACATTAATAAGGAGGCATAAGACACTATTCATATGACGATGCTATATAGAAAAAATCACATGAATCTAATAAATCTAAATTTATCTACCAGTCAAACGAACACAAGTTTATAGATGGCCGGAGCATATAGTCAAAATCATGATAGGAAAATCCCAACAGATGCCTCAGCTATTCAACCCATCCATTCGCTGTAACCCTTTTATATTCAGGATGACAAGCCCTGATAAAGAAAGCTTTCCCTTTAGAGGTAATGAAACTGTGATTAACTTACATCCGCCTTTAAATTCGTTAAATTCAGGTTTCTTTGGTTATCAGAGTCAGAAAGTTAACTCAAAATTTATTCCCGTCTGGTGGCTAAGAATCGGATTCGTTCAACTATCTACCATAAATGCGGCAAATAAAGCTTTACTTGCCGCTGTAAGAATCTTTCTTTCCGGTTTTCTTCAAGTGAAGTTAACACATTTCAACACTTCCTCTTGCCAAGTTACCTTTCTCAGCATCTAAACCACACTATCGGGTGAAGACACTCACAGAATTTTCAATTTTTTCTGTAATTCCTAAAATACTTATGAGGTTAAATCCCATGACAGTTAAAATCGCTAACGACCTCAATCCAACTTCTTCTATCGACAATGAGCATCCGGAACATTTCCTGGATAATAACGACGCTGAAACTTTAACCCAAGTATTACTAGAAGAACTGTGGGCTGCGGTTGGTTCCCAAACTTGGCAAGTGAAGGGAGTAGCAAATCGGATGGCGCGAGAAGTAGAACGTATTTGTAGCAAGAGTTCACGCATCCAAACTTCGGGTCAAATTCGTTCTTGGCAACTGACTTTGGGGCGTCATCGGTTACACAAATGCCTTTCCTATTATCAATTAGGGTCTAAACAAGGCCGGATAGAATTGCATAGTAACTTGAGTGCAATGGTTTATCGGTATGTTGCTCCTCCACAATCCCAATTGGGCTTTCAAGGGCGGACTAATCTAATTGAAGATTTCTTACAAGAGTTTTATGCGGAATCTCTGAAAGCTTTTCGGCGAGAAAACGATTTGCTGATGGATTACACCCCCCGTACACAATTGGAATTAGCAGAATACATGGCATTTACCGAACATTATGCCAAACGCCGGATTACGCTGCCGAAGGGTAACACCCAGCAGTTGATCGTACTGCGGGCGCAAGCGTTTGTCAGACGCCAGCCTGCGGAAACGGCGGTGGATATCGAACAGGCGGTGGAAATGCCGAAGGGAGAACAAGAACAAGTTGGGATTCAATCTTCGGTGATGCAGCAGTTGCGATCGCAAATCATTGCCGATACCATCGACCCATCCGAAGAAGTGTTGCGCGATCGAGTTATTTCAGAACTACTACAATATTTGGAATCTCAAGGTCAATCAGATTGCGCTGATTACTTAGTGCTAAAACTGCAAGACTTAGCAGCCCCAGATATCGACACCATCCTGGGACTTACCCCCCGTCAGCGCGATTACTTGCAACAACGCTTTAAATATCACGTGGAAAAATTTGCTCGCGCTTCCCATTGGAAACTAGTTCATCAATGGCTCGGTGCAGATATCGATCAAAAGCTAGGAATGTCATCCGAACAGTGGGATGGATTTTGGGGCGAACTTTCTCCCACCCAGCAACAACTAGTACAAATGAAACAAACTCACAAGCTGGATGAAGAAATTGCTAAAGCCCTCAAATGTACTCCCAAACAAGTACAAAGACAGTGGATGAATACTTTAGAAATAGCTTGGAAATTCCGCAACGGCGAACTCGATAAGCGCGATAGCAAAAACGGTAGTACATCCTCCACCGTAGCATCGACATCTTTATCTGTTAGTAGTAAAAGAAAGCGGGTAGCGTAATGTTAATGCTTTTCTTTTCTTAGAACCTATCCTCAAATTGAACTACTTTTGAGAGATAAGTTTTTGGATAGGTTCTTAACTAATTAAATATGATAATTATGGCTACCGACTTAAACCAGGGCAAAGAAGTAGTTTTTAGGAGTCAAAATTCGGAATTATTCTAAGTTCTGGATTTTGACTCTTAAATTTTGAATTCTACCCGAATGCTAGTATTCGGCCTTATAATAATCGGTATAATGGATTATTCATTTATTATTTAATATTTGTTCGATCGTTCGGTTTGCTTGCGACCCATAGCTGCCACCAAATAAATTGTAGTGATTGAGAACATGGTATAGGTTGTACAGGGTTTTGCGCTGTTCGTAACCGGGATCTAAAGGCCACGCTTCGTTGTAACCGCGATAAAAGGCGGCTGGAAATCCGCCAAATAATTCCGTCATGGCAAGATCGACTTCTCGATCGCCGTAATAAGTTGCCGGATCGAAAATTACTGGTTCGCCAGAACTGGTTACCGACGCATTTCCCGACCACAAATCCCCGTGTACTAATGATGGTTGAGGCTGATGGTTTGCTAACAGTTCTGGAATCGCTTCTATTAAACGTTCTCCTTGAGAGAAATTACCACCCCGTCGATTTGCCAATTTTAATTGATAGCCAATGCGATGTTCGGCAAAAAACTCCGCCCAATCGGATTTCCAATGATTGATCTGGAGCGTAGAACCGATCGTATTATTTCGTTCCCAACCAAAACCTTGGCTGCTAGTAGCTTTGTGCATACCCGCTAGCTGACGCCCCATTTCTTCCCAAACGCTATTTCCACCACCGCTCACGATATCCAACCATTCCAATACTAAATAAGCCGAATTATCGGCAATTCCCCAACAAAGTGGTTTAGGTACGCGGATCGTGTGAGTGTCCCACATTTGTTGCAAACCGATCGCTTCTGCTTCAAACATATCCAGTCCGGCTGACTGATTTACCTTGACAAAATATGTCTTTTGTGAATTAGAAATAGCGTAACCTTGGTTAATACAACCGCCACCCACAGAACGGCGCTGATTAACTTGAAATTCTTCTTTTGTTACTTGGCTGATGCGATCCGCTACTTTCGTCCACATGGGTCAGGCTAACAGAAAAATTTAAGATTAACTAAAAAAATAGGTTTGCTATAGCATCGCAGATTCGATCGCCGCCTTCCAGCTATTGGGGTCGCCAACTAGCCAAGCCGCAGCGTCTACCTCTGTGGCGGTGGCAGTTTGAAACTCGACTTTCACCAATTGGTGTCCGAAAACCCGCTTACCGAGGTGAGAATTGACTAGAGAGACAGCTTGAATCTCTACTAAGGAAATGCGGATTTCTTTTCCCGTGATGAACTGACTGAACCATAACTCCTCCCGTGTCAAGGCTAGCACGCCATTACCGCGAATTTGGCCGCGACCGCGCGATTCTAGACCAAAAAAGTTGGCGCTTGTTTCGGAACGCAAAATTTGGTCATCCGCAAAGCATTCGTGCAGACGCTGCTGACCAAAAGTTTGCATAGGCTTGAGAAGTTTGGAGAAGAATACCCAAAAGTTATATCGGCTAGGTTTCACAGCAATTCTTCCTATCAAAATAATACGCGATCGCCTCGTTACCAAAACCGAATACCGGGTCTTGGTATTTGCCATGCTAAATTGTTAGTTTAATTGCGTGCAAGTTATGGACGCCAGCTAGTAAAAATTATTGACAACCGTGGAATACTTTCTTATTCAAACGACGATCGATCGTTAGCGTGCGGTAGAAAATCGCGATCGTCAACTATTTTTTACTCCCAACGTGAGGACTCCTTAAAATTGAAAAATCTTCAAAGCCTTACTCATCAAAGCTTTGAAGATTATTTTAAATAAAGTGATGGCAATAATAGCAGTCCGAGGAAGACCGATTACTCTTGACTTGGTTTAAGAACAACCATACCGTAAGCATCGGGAGATAAGTAACGCTGAGTAGCGATTTGTAAATCTATCGCATCCAAAGCTTGGATGCGGGCTGGATAATTAAGGGCTGGCGCTAAATCTCCCAACATTGATTGATAATAGCCGTACATCCCAGCGCGATCGCTCGGCGTTTCATTAGCAAACACGAACCGATTTGCTACTTGAGTGCGAACGCGGGAAATTTCTGTCTCGGTTACCGATTCGGTTTGTAGAGTGCGAATATGTTGAATAATTGCCGCTTCTACTTCCTCTATATTTTCCACTGGCAGCTGAGTAGAAATTTGGAATATCCCCTGGAAATGATGGGTAAGATTACTAGCAGAAATATGAGTAACTAACCTTCTTTCCTCTCGTAAATCCCTCACCAGTCGAGACGTGCGTCCTTGTCCGAGAATTGCCGCTATCACATCCAAAGCATAAGTATGGGATAACTCAACTAATCCCGGTACTCGCCAAATCAAAATTAACCTTGCTTGCTGTAAAGTTTCATCAACATAATAGCGACGAACAATTTCTGGAAAACGCGGTTCTGGTTGGAATGAAGATTTATCTAAAGCCCGGGATGAAACGGGTTTCTGTAAAAACCCTTTTTTACTACTAACAAATCCCTCTGTCACGGTATCAATTAATTTTTCCACTGGGAGATTGCCTACCGCTACAGCCGTCATTGACTGGGGTTGATACCATTTGTCGTGGAAATCACGCATTTGTTGAGGGGTGAGTTGTTCGATCGCAGATGCTGGGCCTAATACTGGGCGGCGGTAGGGCAATCGATCGAACGCGGTTTCGATCGCTCGCTGATAAGTCCTACGTCGCGGATTATCTTCTGAACGACGAATTTCTTCTAAAACTACCAAACGTTCCCGTTCAAATGCCTCATCCGGGATGCTGGGGTTAAGCACCACATCCATTTGTAATGGTGCTAAGTCAGCAAAATCTTTGGGAGCAGTGGTGATGTAAAAATGCGTATAATCTTGGCTGGTAGCGGCGTTGGTGACCGCACCTCTTTCTTCCACCAAACGCTCGAATTCACCACTAACCAGCTTTTCAGTTCCTTTAAAAACCATGTGCTCTAAAAAATGAGCCATCCCGTTGATTTCATCGGGCTCAACGGCAGAACCAACATTTACCCACAAGCTGAGGTTGACAGCTTCCACTGGCATTTGTTCTGCCACAATAGTCAAACCGTTGGGTAGCTGGCGGATAGTGGGGGCATTGAGCGGTAGAGATTCGATCGGAGTTAATATCATTTGTTGTTACATTTGCGATCGCTCATACTCACTATCGTAGTCGGCTGGTTGACCGCTAGAAGTGAGTATATACACGTAAACCAAAAATATGAGCTTTTTTAGATCGATGTTGCGTTCATATATCTAAATATTTTACTATGATTATTTGTTAAGAATTGTAAAAAAATAAATTAATCTTCAGTATAGTTCGATGAGCGATCGCAAATCTCGCCGCGTAGTAGTTATTGGGGCTGGAATAGGCGGTTTAACTGCTGCTGCCTTACTCGCACGTCGCGGCTATCAAGTTTTAGTGTTAGACCAAGCCTTTGTACCGGGAGGATGCGCTTCCACCTTTAAACGCAAAGGATTTACCTTTGATGTGGGTGCTACCCAAGTTGCTGGTTTGGAACCTGGGGGCATTCATCACCGCATTTTCTCAGAATTAGAAATCGACCTTCCACCAGCTACCCCTTGCGATCCTGCTTGTGCGGTATATTTACCTGGTGAAACAGAGCCTATCAATGTCTGGCGAGACCCGAAAAAGTGGCAAGCCGAAAGGCAGCACCAATTTCCCGGTAGCGAACCTTTTTGGCAATTAATGACTGATTTATTTCGCTACAGTTGGGCATTTCAATCTCGCGATCCCGTTTTACCACCTCGCAATGCCTGGGATTTGTGGCAATTAATCAAAGCTGTCCGTCCCGATACTTTACTCACTTTGCCATATACCTTTTTGACGGTGGGCGATGCTTTGCGAGGGTATGGTTTAAGCGATAACTTGCGGTTGAGAACTTTTTTGGATTTGCAGTTAAAGCTCTACTCTCAGGTAGATTCGGAAGAAACTGCTTTGCTTTATGCAGCTACGGCGTTGGGTGTTTCCCAGTCACCACAAGGACTCTACCATTTGGATGGGAGTATGCAGGTGTTGAGCGATCGTCTAGTAGAAGCTTTAAAACGAAATGACGGTCAACTTCTCATGCAGCATGGGGTTGAGCGAATATTTGTCGAAAATGGAAAAGCTACGGGGGTGCTTGTCCGCAATCAAAAAACCGGGAAAGTTTGGACTGAGTTGGCGGATGAAGTGGTAGCAAATGTAACCGTGCAGAATTTGGTTGAGTTGGTAGAAGAAAAGAACGAACCGCACAGACGCAGAGAACCCGGAGAAGGAAGCAAAAAAGGGTTTTTTGCGGGTTATCGTCGCCGGGTGGATAAGTTACCTTCTCCTTCTGGGGCTTTCGTGGTTTATTTGGGTGTCGAGGAAAGGGCGATTCCCAAGGATTGTCCGCCACATTTACAGTTTTTGTACGATGGCGATGGCCCGATCGGGGAAAATAATTCTTTGTTTGTTTCGGTTAGCCGTCCTGGAGATGGACGAGCGCCAGCAGGTAAAGCAACTATTACGGCTTCTTCTTTTACTGATGTTAGACCGTGGTTCGATCGCGATAATTATGACGAATTAAAAGAAAAATATACTGAAAAAGCGATCGGGCTGCTTTCTCAATATTTTCATTTAACGCCGGAATCGATCGTTCATGTCGAAGCTGCAACACCTCGCACTTTTGCTCGCTTTACGGCTCGCTCTAGAGGTATCGTCGGCGGTATCGGTCAAAGAATACCTACTTTTGGCCCCTTTGGATTTGCTAACCGCACGCCGATCGACCATCTTTGGTTAGTCGGTGACTCGACTCATCCGGGAGAAGGTACGGCTGGAGTTAGTTATTCTGCATTAACTACGGTCAGGCAAATCGAGGCAGGCTGGTAAGGTCTGAGGAAGCGAGCGATATCGCGTATCTGGCTAAACACTTATCATTAAGACCGCCGGGGACAGGGGGCAAGACGACCGTTCGGAATTGTCAGTCCTGAGTTGTCAATTCCTACTCTTAAAGCCCGATGCCCCATTGCCAATCAAAACGAATTGGTGTTGCTATTGTCAGGAGGAACTGTTGTTTCTGCTGGGGGTTC
Proteins encoded in this window:
- a CDS encoding tetratricopeptide repeat protein, which produces MDFEEAIKILDGTVFAKKKFHLKDVEVLILRGAWQGKKYYEIAEASGYTATYLQQDIGPKLWKLISEVLEEKVSKTNFQAALQRHWLASVESSNSPKTDDFTVSRAATLSQDTEENPAFNSEEELSLYNKLNFVGREKAIADLNNIFKQGAKIILVQGEGGIGKTLLSWEYLTSQGFDVILDFWMAKETANINDAKSVVEEWLKRHFQAEATGDFSFGLEKLRQKLQDRTKKVAAIIDNLEPALDKDGKFIPPHRDYVELLRVLANPSGNCVTLITSRERLGESAVSFHDYRLEGLDLQAWQQFFSSRQIKTDSPTLSAMHQAYGGNAKAMHILSGAIQIDWEGDIDAYWQTNEKNLLGERDLEDLVVSQFNRLQELDPEAYKLLCRLGCYRYQDVRSVFLDGVLHLLWDVPEGQRRRIIKSLRDRSLLDFYKGEYWLHSITKAEAVARLKASNEWEITHRKAADFWTESVKIIQSVEDYLKALEAVYHYKEIQDFNQACQVLLKERQPSSQTIVQAETLSATLSRLGFLQHINNAINIIIGYITDDYTLSILYGELGGNYHRLGDLHNAIKYYQATREKAVKCLESMPKEKIDAKIRYEIDRRIYGVGFVIAHCKLSLGESQKAIEVYEESIRLCENTNFHIFAIWSWLGLALVYSDLRWDEYDPQKASIFVKKAYQAYTQIGASITDAWWLHIYANLHSGLVYRNLGQNELALEKLEQALSYAKQIGNIQNQAQAFNGIAAVYRNQNNFEQAIEYHDRAKEILQNIDAKVDLVEVYYQMGLTYQKKGNIKKSKEILQEAIYLYNQINAPKQVAKVQKLIT
- a CDS encoding HetZ-related protein; its protein translation is MTVKIANDLNPTSSIDNEHPEHFLDNNDAETLTQVLLEELWAAVGSQTWQVKGVANRMAREVERICSKSSRIQTSGQIRSWQLTLGRHRLHKCLSYYQLGSKQGRIELHSNLSAMVYRYVAPPQSQLGFQGRTNLIEDFLQEFYAESLKAFRRENDLLMDYTPRTQLELAEYMAFTEHYAKRRITLPKGNTQQLIVLRAQAFVRRQPAETAVDIEQAVEMPKGEQEQVGIQSSVMQQLRSQIIADTIDPSEEVLRDRVISELLQYLESQGQSDCADYLVLKLQDLAAPDIDTILGLTPRQRDYLQQRFKYHVEKFARASHWKLVHQWLGADIDQKLGMSSEQWDGFWGELSPTQQQLVQMKQTHKLDEEIAKALKCTPKQVQRQWMNTLEIAWKFRNGELDKRDSKNGSTSSTVASTSLSVSSKRKRVA
- a CDS encoding fructosamine kinase family protein, which gives rise to MWTKVADRISQVTKEEFQVNQRRSVGGGCINQGYAISNSQKTYFVKVNQSAGLDMFEAEAIGLQQMWDTHTIRVPKPLCWGIADNSAYLVLEWLDIVSGGGNSVWEEMGRQLAGMHKATSSQGFGWERNNTIGSTLQINHWKSDWAEFFAEHRIGYQLKLANRRGGNFSQGERLIEAIPELLANHQPQPSLVHGDLWSGNASVTSSGEPVIFDPATYYGDREVDLAMTELFGGFPAAFYRGYNEAWPLDPGYEQRKTLYNLYHVLNHYNLFGGSYGSQANRTIEQILNNK
- a CDS encoding pitrilysin family protein, with protein sequence MILTPIESLPLNAPTIRQLPNGLTIVAEQMPVEAVNLSLWVNVGSAVEPDEINGMAHFLEHMVFKGTEKLVSGEFERLVEERGAVTNAATSQDYTHFYITTAPKDFADLAPLQMDVVLNPSIPDEAFERERLVVLEEIRRSEDNPRRRTYQRAIETAFDRLPYRRPVLGPASAIEQLTPQQMRDFHDKWYQPQSMTAVAVGNLPVEKLIDTVTEGFVSSKKGFLQKPVSSRALDKSSFQPEPRFPEIVRRYYVDETLQQARLILIWRVPGLVELSHTYALDVIAAILGQGRTSRLVRDLREERRLVTHISASNLTHHFQGIFQISTQLPVENIEEVEAAIIQHIRTLQTESVTETEISRVRTQVANRFVFANETPSDRAGMYGYYQSMLGDLAPALNYPARIQALDAIDLQIATQRYLSPDAYGMVVLKPSQE
- the crtD gene encoding C-3',4' desaturase CrtD; its protein translation is MSDRKSRRVVVIGAGIGGLTAAALLARRGYQVLVLDQAFVPGGCASTFKRKGFTFDVGATQVAGLEPGGIHHRIFSELEIDLPPATPCDPACAVYLPGETEPINVWRDPKKWQAERQHQFPGSEPFWQLMTDLFRYSWAFQSRDPVLPPRNAWDLWQLIKAVRPDTLLTLPYTFLTVGDALRGYGLSDNLRLRTFLDLQLKLYSQVDSEETALLYAATALGVSQSPQGLYHLDGSMQVLSDRLVEALKRNDGQLLMQHGVERIFVENGKATGVLVRNQKTGKVWTELADEVVANVTVQNLVELVEEKNEPHRRREPGEGSKKGFFAGYRRRVDKLPSPSGAFVVYLGVEERAIPKDCPPHLQFLYDGDGPIGENNSLFVSVSRPGDGRAPAGKATITASSFTDVRPWFDRDNYDELKEKYTEKAIGLLSQYFHLTPESIVHVEAATPRTFARFTARSRGIVGGIGQRIPTFGPFGFANRTPIDHLWLVGDSTHPGEGTAGVSYSALTTVRQIEAGW